In Aequorivita sp. H23M31, a single window of DNA contains:
- a CDS encoding Rid family detoxifying hydrolase, whose protein sequence is MKTIITTTNAPAPIGPYNQAILKNGILYTSGQIAIDPKTGDLVLDDIETETKLVMENLKAILSAAGMTFENVLKSTIFISDMDNFGKINTIYGGYFNEETAPARETVQVAKLPKSVNVEISVIAAL, encoded by the coding sequence ATGAAAACTATAATAACCACAACAAACGCACCTGCTCCCATTGGACCTTATAATCAGGCAATACTTAAAAACGGGATACTTTACACTTCGGGCCAAATTGCCATAGATCCAAAAACAGGAGATTTGGTTTTGGATGATATTGAAACCGAAACAAAATTGGTAATGGAAAACCTAAAGGCCATCCTTTCTGCTGCTGGAATGACTTTTGAAAATGTTTTAAAAAGCACAATTTTTATTAGTGATATGGACAATTTCGGTAAGATAAATACTATTTATGGCGGCTATTTTAATGAAGAAACCGCACCCGCCCGCGAAACTGTTCAGGTGGCAAAACTTCCAAAATCTGTGAACGTCGAAATTTCGGTAATTGCTGCCCTTTAA
- a CDS encoding MlaD family protein, whose amino-acid sequence MKLSKEVKTGILAIGAILLLIFGYSFLKGTNLLEKNREFFVKYQNVEGLAIAAPVTINGLTVGKVQDISFANEKGSLVVKFSVEKDFEFSKNSVVRIYSAGLIGGKSLGIFPQYDSHNIAKSGDTLVGDVEDGMLTAVSKALGPIEKKVSNTLATMDTLLLNVNDIIDLETRKNLKEAIVNLNNTLNSFSGVSENLNHILANNTDKLDHTFTNLDKTAGNLAQLTDSLSKLETGKLATDLQEVVDKMNKIVSGVDNGEGSIGKLLKDEKLYENLEGASRQLEELLQDLKLNPKRYVHFSLFGKRAREYEAPDNPDI is encoded by the coding sequence TTGAAACTATCGAAAGAAGTAAAAACAGGGATTCTTGCCATTGGCGCTATTCTATTGCTAATATTCGGGTATAGCTTTTTAAAAGGCACCAACCTGCTCGAAAAAAACCGGGAGTTTTTTGTAAAATACCAAAACGTGGAAGGTTTGGCCATAGCTGCTCCCGTAACAATTAACGGGCTTACCGTTGGAAAGGTCCAGGATATCTCTTTTGCCAATGAAAAGGGAAGTTTGGTAGTCAAATTTTCTGTTGAAAAAGACTTTGAGTTTTCCAAAAATAGTGTTGTTAGAATTTATAGTGCTGGTTTAATCGGAGGGAAATCCTTGGGTATTTTTCCACAATACGATTCGCATAACATTGCCAAAAGTGGCGATACTCTCGTGGGAGACGTGGAGGATGGTATGCTTACAGCTGTGAGTAAAGCATTGGGACCTATTGAGAAAAAAGTGAGTAATACCTTAGCGACTATGGATACCCTTTTGCTAAACGTAAATGATATTATCGATCTCGAAACCCGTAAAAATCTTAAGGAAGCCATAGTCAACCTCAATAATACATTGAATTCCTTTTCTGGCGTTTCTGAAAATCTGAACCATATTCTGGCAAATAATACAGATAAATTGGACCACACTTTTACTAATCTTGATAAGACCGCCGGCAACCTTGCTCAATTAACTGACTCTTTATCAAAATTAGAAACGGGCAAATTGGCGACAGATCTACAAGAGGTTGTGGATAAAATGAATAAAATTGTAAGTGGCGTGGATAATGGCGAGGGCTCGATTGGAAAGTTATTGAAGGACGAAAAACTTTATGAAAATCTTGAAGGTGCATCCCGTCAATTGGAGGAACTGTTACAAGACTTAAAACTAAATCCAAAACGCTATGTGCATTTCTCGCTTTTTGGAAAAAGAGCCCGAGAATACGAAGCTCCTGATAATCCTGACATTTAG
- a CDS encoding LNS2 domain-containing protein, translating into MKSEEIEKMLQDKLEGNNDISPILPEGVKNYLIDIDGTITEDIPNEEPERMITCEPFPDALKTLNKWYDEGHIICFFTSRTEAHREITETWLNKHGFKYHSILMGKPRGGNYHWVDNHLVKATRYKGKFTDLVEKNITIEVFED; encoded by the coding sequence ATGAAGTCCGAGGAAATAGAAAAAATGTTGCAGGATAAATTAGAAGGGAACAATGATATAAGTCCTATTCTACCGGAAGGCGTTAAAAACTATTTAATCGATATAGACGGTACCATCACTGAGGATATCCCGAATGAGGAGCCAGAACGTATGATAACCTGCGAACCTTTTCCAGATGCCTTGAAAACCTTAAACAAGTGGTACGATGAAGGCCATATAATCTGTTTTTTTACTTCCAGAACGGAAGCTCATAGAGAAATTACTGAAACTTGGTTAAATAAACATGGCTTCAAATACCATTCTATTTTAATGGGGAAACCACGTGGTGGAAATTATCATTGGGTGGATAACCATTTAGTAAAAGCCACTCGCTATAAAGGGAAATTTACCGACTTGGTGGAAAAAAATATAACGATTGAAGTGTTTGAAGATTAA
- a CDS encoding hotdog fold thioesterase, which produces MVENTFDLIKHTFEESIPLHKFLGLEIMELDNSFVKIRVPFKKELVGDFRTNRWHGGIIATIMDSVGGVIGATHFTSMEDKISTIDLRVDYLKGAEPIEVIVVGKIVRMGNRILVAKMKAFQNDELIAEGKGVYNFVRMNNEKTEDEGDEIRGD; this is translated from the coding sequence ATGGTTGAAAACACTTTTGATTTAATAAAACATACTTTTGAAGAAAGCATTCCGCTTCATAAATTCTTGGGATTGGAAATTATGGAGCTGGACAATTCCTTTGTAAAAATTAGAGTTCCGTTTAAAAAAGAATTGGTCGGCGATTTTAGGACCAATCGATGGCACGGTGGAATTATAGCCACTATTATGGATTCTGTTGGCGGCGTAATAGGTGCGACCCATTTCACTTCAATGGAAGATAAAATTTCCACCATCGACCTAAGAGTAGATTACCTAAAAGGTGCCGAACCCATTGAAGTCATTGTCGTGGGCAAAATAGTAAGAATGGGAAACAGAATTCTTGTCGCTAAGATGAAAGCGTTTCAAAACGACGAATTAATAGCTGAGGGTAAAGGAGTTTATAATTTTGTGCGAATGAATAACGAAAAAACGGAGGACGAAGGAGACGAAATTCGGGGAGACTGA
- a CDS encoding N-acetylmuramoyl-L-alanine amidase family protein, translating to MKTKIIFSFVLIISLFFTFPVATAAENPVKPFVVVLDAGHGGHDSGNTGHNKAYKESDIALSIVLKTGAALEKIPNVKVIYTRKTDVFLELRERAAIANRNDADLFVSIHCNAHSSQAFGTETFVLGLHKSQANFEVAKKENEVIYLEENYEEKYGGFDPNAPESLIGMVLMQEEYLDQSILLASLVQNNIVQNLKQNDRSVKQAGFWVLHNTYMPSVLIETGFLTNKKEGAYLNSEKGQTEMAREISNAIARYISSLSEANTNLKLRDPEIEQIKVEKAIEETKEDIYKGVIFKVQLAASSKKLDLQPQNFKGLKEMSRVREDGLYKYYYGETSDYNKIEMMKTFARQKGFDSAYIVAFKEGKKVNVSQVLKSKAN from the coding sequence ATGAAAACGAAAATAATTTTCTCTTTCGTATTAATTATAAGTCTGTTTTTCACTTTTCCTGTTGCCACTGCTGCCGAAAATCCTGTAAAACCTTTTGTGGTTGTATTAGATGCAGGTCATGGAGGTCATGATTCAGGAAATACGGGGCACAATAAGGCATATAAGGAATCGGACATTGCCTTGAGTATTGTTCTTAAAACAGGAGCTGCCTTGGAAAAAATTCCAAATGTTAAGGTTATTTATACCCGTAAAACCGATGTGTTTCTTGAACTTCGTGAACGTGCAGCAATTGCGAATAGGAATGATGCCGATCTTTTTGTTTCCATTCATTGCAATGCCCATAGTTCACAAGCTTTTGGCACTGAAACTTTTGTCCTAGGCCTTCATAAGAGCCAAGCAAACTTTGAAGTGGCAAAGAAGGAAAATGAGGTAATTTATCTTGAAGAGAATTATGAAGAAAAATATGGTGGTTTTGATCCCAACGCTCCCGAATCTCTTATTGGCATGGTCCTTATGCAGGAAGAATATTTGGACCAAAGTATTCTGTTGGCCAGTTTGGTCCAGAATAATATTGTTCAAAATTTAAAACAAAATGACCGAAGTGTGAAACAAGCTGGATTCTGGGTGCTGCACAACACTTATATGCCCAGCGTTTTAATTGAAACAGGATTTTTGACCAATAAGAAAGAGGGTGCTTATCTTAATTCTGAAAAGGGACAGACCGAGATGGCCCGTGAAATTTCCAATGCTATTGCAAGGTATATCTCAAGTTTATCAGAAGCAAATACCAACCTAAAGTTGCGTGATCCGGAAATAGAACAAATAAAAGTGGAGAAAGCCATTGAGGAAACCAAAGAAGATATTTACAAAGGGGTTATTTTCAAGGTCCAACTGGCGGCAAGCAGTAAGAAACTGGATTTGCAACCTCAGAATTTCAAAGGATTAAAAGAGATGTCGCGAGTTAGGGAAGATGGATTATATAAGTACTATTATGGAGAGACCTCGGATTATAACAAAATCGAAATGATGAAAACCTTCGCACGGCAAAAAGGTTTTGATTCCGCTTACATTGTAGCCTTTAAGGAAGGGAAAAAAGTAAATGTTTCCCAAGTGTTAAAATCGAAAGCCAATTAG
- a CDS encoding putative LPS assembly protein LptD — MSVSNTEPNLQNNRIGALRTLKHYLTIFLTFLLTVGGFLYGQEIPVKTETKIIITDTLEKSPSLETDTLSLNFKSFLTETNERVKDTVKSDTLIPVKEVLADVVEYYGEDYVYLDRKENKVYMYNKAYIIYEDMRIDAGLIILDYNKNEVYAKGIDSAGDYRQRPVFIQGSNKVEPDSIRYNFNSKKALVFNSRTEQNGFNVISEVTKKVNDSVIYLRNVRFTTSKNIDDPEYYFYTRKAKFIPKKKIVTGLTNMYIADVPTPVGLPFAYFPLTEDRTSGFIIPSFGENNSRGFFFQNGGYYFAISDYLDISAMGDYYTNGSYALRGESSYVMRYKFRGNVSVRFENLIDGERGFPGFSQSSIYNIRWTHTQDAKSSPSSRFSASVNLGSSKYFTESINQTNNASALVNTLSSSVSYSKTFEGDPQVNFTIAATHSQNTQTQQISMSLPNLNASVSRIYPFAPKDGTKKGIIENINFQYNLTAENRIQTTDSLFFKPEMFHNAQVGAQHSIPLTTNFKVLKYLSASLGSNYRETWMLKTTRQYYDENAFNGRGGIVKDTISGFDSYRTYNFSASLGTTVYGLFNFGKDNKIQALRHVMRPTVGYVVNPSFDRYYDEFRIPLTAEEAAGELVQYSRFENTLYGPPGKTYSSSIGLGLSNTLEAKVRNRDTTATEPKKVILLNNLNFSTAYNLAGDSLQWSDLRFSGSIPVVPKLDFNFSGSLDPYALDNNNRKIDVFNIDNGGSLFRLTNANVSINYSFSSKDFDKRTTSKDRLENETFRNGGRPDDLFGEAADIYDGQIYEDESPEEEEARTNVDWYNYSIPWDMRLAYTITYANDRRQSEISSQSLMLSTNLTVAPRWTVGVSSGYDFKNKGVTLTQFRFQRDLESWQMSFNWTPIGSINTAWYFFIGIKSSMLSDIKYDKRRESDKRL, encoded by the coding sequence TTGAGCGTTTCAAATACTGAGCCAAATCTACAAAATAATCGTATCGGAGCATTGCGAACCCTCAAGCATTACTTAACAATCTTCTTAACATTCCTGCTAACCGTTGGCGGGTTTTTATATGGTCAGGAGATACCTGTAAAGACGGAAACCAAGATTATCATAACTGATACTTTGGAAAAATCTCCCAGCTTGGAAACAGATACCCTTTCCCTGAACTTTAAAAGCTTTTTAACCGAAACCAATGAGCGCGTTAAGGACACCGTAAAGTCTGACACCCTTATACCTGTAAAAGAAGTGCTTGCCGACGTTGTGGAGTATTACGGCGAGGATTATGTTTACTTGGACCGCAAGGAAAATAAGGTTTATATGTACAATAAGGCATATATAATCTATGAGGATATGCGCATAGACGCAGGTTTGATCATTCTGGATTATAATAAAAACGAAGTGTACGCAAAAGGAATTGATAGCGCGGGAGATTACCGTCAACGTCCTGTTTTTATCCAGGGAAGCAATAAGGTAGAACCGGATTCTATCCGGTATAATTTCAATTCGAAAAAAGCATTGGTCTTCAATAGTAGAACGGAACAAAACGGATTTAACGTAATCTCCGAGGTGACCAAAAAGGTAAATGATTCTGTAATCTATCTTAGAAACGTTCGCTTTACTACTTCTAAGAATATTGACGATCCTGAATATTATTTTTATACACGAAAGGCTAAATTTATTCCGAAGAAAAAAATCGTTACCGGACTTACCAATATGTATATAGCGGATGTTCCCACCCCGGTAGGATTGCCTTTTGCTTATTTTCCATTAACAGAAGATCGCACATCCGGATTTATAATTCCATCCTTTGGAGAAAACAATAGTCGTGGATTCTTTTTTCAGAACGGAGGCTACTATTTTGCAATAAGCGATTATCTGGATATAAGCGCAATGGGTGATTATTATACCAATGGAAGCTATGCTCTGCGAGGCGAATCCAGTTATGTAATGCGCTATAAATTTCGAGGAAATGTTAGTGTACGATTCGAAAACCTGATAGATGGCGAACGAGGCTTTCCAGGGTTTAGCCAGTCAAGCATTTACAACATCCGTTGGACCCACACCCAAGATGCCAAAAGCAGTCCGAGCTCACGCTTTTCGGCATCGGTAAACTTGGGAAGCAGCAAGTATTTTACGGAATCTATTAACCAGACCAATAACGCAAGTGCCTTGGTAAACACATTAAGTTCCTCGGTATCCTATTCCAAAACCTTTGAAGGAGATCCCCAAGTGAACTTTACCATTGCCGCAACCCATTCCCAGAATACGCAGACACAACAAATATCCATGTCCTTGCCAAATTTGAACGCTAGCGTTTCGAGGATCTATCCCTTTGCGCCCAAGGATGGTACAAAAAAAGGAATTATTGAAAATATAAACTTCCAATACAATCTCACAGCCGAAAACCGTATTCAAACTACGGATTCGCTTTTTTTTAAGCCCGAAATGTTCCACAATGCCCAGGTTGGCGCGCAACATAGCATTCCACTTACTACCAACTTTAAGGTTTTGAAATATTTAAGTGCCTCCCTTGGCAGCAATTACCGCGAAACTTGGATGCTAAAGACGACACGTCAATATTATGATGAAAACGCTTTCAATGGCCGAGGTGGTATTGTAAAAGATACTATTTCAGGGTTTGACAGTTACCGGACTTATAATTTTTCTGCCAGTTTGGGAACCACGGTTTATGGATTGTTCAACTTTGGAAAAGATAACAAGATTCAAGCTTTGCGCCACGTGATGCGCCCTACTGTGGGATATGTAGTAAACCCATCTTTTGATAGATATTATGATGAATTCCGTATACCACTAACGGCAGAAGAGGCGGCCGGAGAGCTCGTTCAATATTCAAGATTTGAGAACACTCTTTATGGACCTCCAGGCAAAACTTACTCGAGCAGTATTGGGTTGGGACTTAGCAATACTCTTGAAGCCAAGGTTAGAAACCGTGATACCACTGCCACAGAACCAAAAAAAGTAATTTTATTGAACAACTTGAACTTCAGCACCGCTTACAATCTTGCGGGCGACTCACTGCAATGGAGCGACTTGAGGTTTTCAGGAAGTATTCCCGTTGTTCCAAAATTGGATTTCAACTTTAGTGGCTCGTTGGATCCTTATGCTTTGGATAACAATAATCGAAAAATAGACGTGTTCAATATTGACAACGGAGGAAGTCTCTTTCGACTTACCAATGCCAACGTGAGTATTAATTATTCTTTTTCGAGTAAGGATTTTGACAAACGCACAACCAGTAAGGATAGGTTAGAGAATGAAACCTTTAGGAATGGTGGGCGACCGGATGATCTTTTTGGAGAAGCGGCCGATATTTATGATGGCCAAATCTATGAAGATGAAAGTCCGGAAGAGGAAGAGGCCAGAACCAATGTAGATTGGTATAATTATTCCATTCCGTGGGATATGCGCTTGGCTTATACTATAACCTATGCCAACGATCGCCGACAAAGCGAGATTTCTTCACAATCCCTTATGCTCAGCACCAATCTTACGGTGGCTCCTCGATGGACCGTAGGAGTTTCTTCGGGATATGATTTTAAAAATAAGGGTGTCACGCTTACCCAATTCCGCTTCCAGCGAGATTTGGAATCGTGGCAGATGAGCTTTAACTGGACGCCAATAGGAAGTATCAATACTGCGTGGTATTTCTTTATTGGAATAAAATCTTCTATGTTGAGTGATATTAAATACGATAAACGAAGAGAAAGTGATAAGCGGCTTTAA
- a CDS encoding (Fe-S)-binding protein has protein sequence MQYIPNIIFLILLAAGIGYFTFNIRKIIRNIKLGHEVDASDHKGQRWANVFRIALGQSKMVVRPVPGLLHIFVYVGFIIINIEVLEIVIDGIFGTHRVLSTLLPMGLYNFLIATFEVLAFLVLVGVILFWTRRNIQRLKRFWAREMKGWPKNDANFILYFEMVLMLLFLTMNAADQKLQILQPEHYTKAGAFPISQYFLPLLDNVSVNGLVGIERGAWWLHIFGILVFLNYLYFSKHLHILLAFPNVYLGRVVPKGKFPNLKSVTDEVKMMMDPNVDPFAAPAEGAPEPAHSKFGASDVMDLNQFQLLSAYTCTECGRCTSVCPANITGKLLSPRKIMMDTRDRLEEVGRNIDKNGEFKPDGKQLLDDYILREELWACTTCNACVEACPVSIEPMGIIMDMRQFLVMEQSAAPQELNVAMTNIENNGAPWPYNQMDRLNWKDEN, from the coding sequence ATGCAGTACATTCCAAATATTATTTTCTTAATTCTACTCGCTGCGGGTATTGGGTATTTTACCTTTAATATCCGTAAGATCATCAGAAACATTAAACTGGGGCACGAAGTTGATGCCTCCGATCACAAAGGCCAGCGATGGGCAAATGTTTTTAGAATTGCGTTGGGACAATCGAAAATGGTGGTTAGACCTGTTCCTGGACTGTTGCACATTTTTGTTTATGTCGGTTTTATAATCATCAACATTGAAGTATTAGAAATCGTTATTGACGGAATCTTTGGAACCCACCGCGTTCTTTCCACTTTACTTCCGATGGGACTTTATAATTTCCTCATTGCTACTTTTGAAGTCTTGGCTTTTCTTGTTTTAGTTGGGGTCATCTTATTTTGGACCCGACGGAATATTCAGAGATTAAAAAGATTTTGGGCACGCGAAATGAAAGGCTGGCCCAAAAATGACGCGAACTTTATCCTTTATTTCGAAATGGTCCTTATGCTGCTCTTCTTAACCATGAATGCGGCAGACCAAAAATTACAGATATTACAACCTGAACATTATACTAAGGCTGGTGCATTTCCCATTAGCCAATACTTTCTGCCTCTTTTGGATAATGTCTCTGTAAATGGATTAGTAGGGATTGAACGTGGGGCTTGGTGGCTGCATATTTTCGGGATTTTAGTTTTCCTGAATTACCTATACTTTTCAAAGCATCTGCATATACTTCTTGCGTTCCCGAATGTCTATTTAGGTAGGGTAGTCCCTAAGGGAAAATTCCCCAATCTTAAATCGGTTACAGATGAAGTGAAAATGATGATGGATCCAAACGTTGACCCTTTTGCAGCTCCTGCCGAAGGGGCTCCAGAGCCTGCCCATTCCAAGTTTGGAGCGAGTGATGTTATGGACTTAAATCAATTTCAGTTGCTTAGTGCTTACACTTGTACCGAATGCGGACGTTGCACAAGTGTATGTCCTGCCAATATTACTGGCAAACTGCTCTCTCCACGAAAGATAATGATGGATACGCGAGATCGTTTAGAAGAAGTGGGGAGGAACATAGACAAGAATGGAGAATTTAAGCCAGATGGAAAACAACTTCTAGACGATTATATTTTGCGTGAGGAACTTTGGGCCTGCACCACTTGCAATGCCTGTGTTGAAGCTTGCCCGGTAAGTATAGAACCCATGGGTATTATTATGGATATGAGGCAGTTCTTGGTAATGGAGCAATCAGCCGCTCCACAAGAGTTGAATGTGGCTATGACGAATATTGAAAACAACGGTGCACCTTGGCCTTATAATCAGATGGACCGTTTGAATTGGAAAGATGAAAATTAA